From the genome of Opisthocomus hoazin isolate bOpiHoa1 chromosome 8, bOpiHoa1.hap1, whole genome shotgun sequence, one region includes:
- the FEZF1 gene encoding fez family zinc finger protein 1, giving the protein MDNSGHHTATKILATPPARESLSARSNMISTPKPLAFSIERIMARTPEPRSVPVPQLLHGSAAKADPKHPLHLSSSIPCMIPFVPVAYDSLPKAAAAGAEPRKAHLDSSSSPSFSCGDLLNCALSLKGDFPRDALPLQQYKLVRPRVVNHSSFHAMGALCYFNRGDGPCHPSSGVNIHPVASYLLSSPLHPPPKAYLAERNKLVLPAVDKYPAGVAFKDLSQAQLQHYMKESAQILSEKIAYKTSEFSRGSPSSKPKVFTCEVCGKVFNAHYNLTRHMPVHTGARPFVCKVCGKGFRQASTLCRHKIIHTQEKPHKCNQCGKAFNRSSTLNTHTRIHAGYKPFVCEFCGKGFHQKGNYKNHKLTHSGEKQFKCNICNKAFHQVYNLTFHMHTHNDKKPFTCPTCGKGFCRNFDLKKHVRKLHDSSLGLPRPPPELGGPDHPPGPGPLLPAPPLQP; this is encoded by the exons ATGGACAATAGTGGCCACCACACGGCGACCAAAATCCTAGCGACTCCTCCGGCCAGAGAAAGCCTGTCTGCCAGGAGCAACATGATCAGCACGCCCAAGCCCCTCGCCTTCTCCATTGAGCGCATCATGGCGCGGACGCCGGAGCCCCGCTCCGTCCCCGTCCCGCAGCTCCTCCACGGCTCCGCCGCCAAAGCCGACCCCAAGCACCCGCTGCACCTCAGCTCCTCCATCCCCTGCATGATCCCCTTCGTCCCGGTGGCGTACGACTCCCTGCccaaggcggcggcggccggagcggAACCCAGGAAGGCTCATTTAGACTCCTCTTCCTCGCCCTCCTTCAGCTGCGGCGATCTCTTGAACTGTGCCCTGAGCTTGAAAGGAGATTTCCCCCGCGACGCCCTGCCTTTGCAGCAGTACAAACTGGTAAGACCCCGAGTGGTCAATCACTCCTCCTTCCACGCCATGGGAGCCCTGTGCTATTTCAACCGAGGCGACGGCCCCTGTCACCCGTCCTCCGGTGTCAACATCCACCCGGTGGCTTCTTATCTCCTCAGCTCTCCCCTGCACCCGCCGCCCAAGGCTTACCTGGCCGAGAGGAACAAGCTGGTGCTGCCGGCCGTCGACAAGTACCCGGCGGGGGTGGCCTTCAAGGACTTGTCGCAGGCTCAGCTCCAGCATTACATGAAGGAGAGCGCCCAGATCCTCTCAGAAAAAATCGCCTACAAGACCTCGGAGTTCAGCCGCGGCTCCCCGAGCAGCAAGCCCAAAGTTTTCACGTGTGAAGTTTGCGGAAAG GTATTTAATGCACATTACAACTTAACTCGCCACATGCCGGTGCACACGGGAGCCAGACCCTTTGTCTGCAAAGTTTGCGGGAAGGGCTTCAGACAGGCGAGCACGCTGTGCCGACACAAGATCATCCACACCCAG GAGAAGCCACACAAGTGCAACCAGTGCGGCAAAGCCTTTAACCGGAGCTCGACCCTGAACACGCACACGCGGATACACGCCGGCTACAAACCCTTCGTCTGCGAGTTCTGCGGCAAAGGGTTTCACCAGAAAG gCAACTACAAGAACCACAAGCTGACCCACAGCGGGGAGAAGCAGTTCAAGTGCAATATCTGCAACAAGGCTTTCCACCAGGTGTACAATCTGACCTTCCACATGCACACCCACAACGACAAGAAGCCCTTCACCTGCCCCACCTGCGGCAAAGGCTTCTGCAGGAACTTTGACCTCAAGAAACACGTCCGCAAGCTGCACGACAGCTCGCTGGGACTGCCCCGGCCCCCACCCGAGCTGGGGGGGCCCGAccacccgcccggccccgggccgctgctgccggccccgccgctccagCCCTGA